One genomic window of Actinomycetes bacterium includes the following:
- a CDS encoding GNAT family N-acetyltransferase — protein MRPEASPAPVRLEVEELETLQDEWTPLALRSRNVFATYEWASTWWRHFGGGHRPLVTTCRAGDGTLVGILPFYRWSSGPLRILRFIGHGAGDQLGPIHAPEDLPSVARATQQALARMRWEIFVADNLPGNASWTAALGGKILARDGSPLLRNPDGGWSAFLARRSSNFRQQVGRRERNLARHHDVAFRLVQDPEALPAALDTLFHLHSLRWSNGSSGFIPRAAFHRAFAATALDRGWLRLWLLDLDGQTVAAWYGLRFADAECYYQAGRDPVWDHRSVGFVLLVHSIRQAFEDGVAEYRFLHGRDAYKYRFADEDAGVETIALTRGVVARTALSAASFAYPYVKSRIGRFRWKLV, from the coding sequence ATGAGGCCGGAAGCGTCCCCGGCTCCTGTCCGGCTCGAGGTGGAGGAGCTCGAGACCCTGCAAGACGAGTGGACGCCACTGGCCCTACGGAGCCGCAACGTCTTCGCCACCTATGAATGGGCTTCGACCTGGTGGCGTCATTTCGGTGGCGGCCATCGCCCACTGGTCACGACCTGCCGCGCGGGTGACGGTACCCTCGTCGGCATCCTCCCGTTCTACCGATGGTCGTCGGGTCCACTGCGCATCCTGCGCTTCATCGGCCACGGAGCCGGCGACCAGCTCGGACCCATCCATGCTCCCGAAGACCTCCCCTCGGTGGCCCGAGCCACGCAGCAGGCCCTGGCACGGATGCGATGGGAGATCTTCGTCGCCGACAACCTTCCCGGGAACGCGTCGTGGACCGCCGCGCTGGGCGGGAAGATCCTCGCACGGGACGGCAGCCCGCTGCTCCGTAATCCGGATGGCGGCTGGAGCGCTTTCCTCGCCCGGAGAAGTTCGAACTTCCGCCAGCAGGTGGGGCGCCGGGAGCGGAACCTGGCGCGCCATCATGACGTGGCGTTCCGGCTCGTCCAGGACCCGGAGGCGCTCCCGGCCGCCCTCGACACGCTGTTCCATCTTCACAGCCTCCGGTGGTCGAATGGCAGCTCGGGCTTCATCCCCCGGGCGGCCTTCCACCGGGCGTTCGCCGCGACCGCGCTGGACCGGGGGTGGCTCCGACTGTGGCTGCTCGACCTCGACGGCCAGACGGTGGCGGCTTGGTACGGTCTGCGGTTCGCTGACGCGGAGTGCTACTACCAGGCTGGTCGGGATCCGGTCTGGGATCACCGATCGGTCGGGTTCGTCCTCCTGGTTCACTCCATCCGCCAGGCGTTCGAGGACGGCGTGGCCGAGTACCGGTTCCTGCACGGCCGTGACGCCTACAAGTACAGGTTCGCGGACGAGGACGCCGGGGTGGAGACCATCGCGCTCACCCGAGGGGTGGTCGCGCGGACCGCGCTGTCCGCGGCCAGCTTCGCCTACCCGTACGTCAAGAGCCGCATCGGGCGATTCAGGTGGAAGCTGGTGTAG